The Microbacterium sp. W4I20 genome segment GCACGGCCGATGATGACGCCGACGATCGAGCCGGACAGCGCGGCGATCAGCGAGCCGAGGATGAGGAGCGCGAGCAGCACGATCACGACGCGGCGTTTGCCATACATGTCGCCGAGGCGCCCCGAGATCGGCGTCGCGACCGCGGCGACGAGCAGGGTGATCGTGACGACCCAACTGGTGTCCTCGCGGGAGGCGTTCAGCAGCTGCGGCAGTTCGGCCTGCAGCGGCACGACGAGCGTGAACATGACCGACGAGCAGAGTCCGGCGAACGCGAGAACCGCGACGATCGCCCACTTCGGCGGGGTTCGGGAGAGGCGCTTCCTGGCTCTGTCGTTCTCGTTCGCACCCACCGACCCAGGCTATCGGCGCCCGCGACATCGAGGGCCGATGGCGGGGCGTGATCGCGTCCGGTTTCCTCGAACGGGCGCAAGAGGGGCAGACTGGGTTCGTGCGAACCATCCGTGATCTCGACACCGTTGAACTCATCATCGACGCGCAGGGTCTGCTCGACTCCATCAGGGGTCCGCAGCGCGTGATCGATGCCGGCACGCTGCGCGCCCTGCAGCAGTCGGGCAATTACGTCGTCGGGCTCTTCGACGGCGACGGCGACGACGAGCGCATGGTCGGCGCGTCCATCGCCTTCTTCGGCGAGCCCGGCCGTCGGGCGATGCACTCGCACATCACCGCGCTGATCCCGGAGTACCGTGGGCGCGGCTGGGGGCGCGAGCTCAAGGAGCACCAGCGTCAGTGGGCCTTCTCCCGCGACGTCGGCCGCATCACCTGGACCTTCGATCCGCTCGTCGCCCGCAACGCGCACTTCTTCCTCACGGTGCTCGGCGCGCGCGTGACCGGTTACTCGGTGAACCGCTACGGCATCTTCGGCGGCGGTGACGCGGGCGACGAGAGCGACCGTCTCGACGTCGCGTGGGCGCTCGCCGACATCGCCAAGGCCCCGGCATCCGACGCCGTCGTCGAGACGCTCGAGATCCCGGCGGACATCGAGGCCCTGCGGGTGACCGATGCGCCGGCCGCGCACGAATGGCGCACGCGGTTGCGCGGCGAGATGGAGGAGCTGCTCGGGCGCGGTCTGCGCATCGCCGGCTTCGACGTCGAGCGGGGCTACCTCTTCACGGAGTGACGCTCAGCGCACATCCTTCATGAGCTTCAGCACCGGCTTCACGGCCAGGAGCAGGCCGACGCCGACGACGACGGCGATGCTGCCCAGGATCGCGAAGTAGGGCACCTCGTTCTCGGGGTCGTAGAACTGGACGAGCTCGCCCGAGATCGCGGTACCCAGCGCGATGGACAGGAAGAACAACGCCACCATCTGGGTCTGGAAAGCCGCAGGAGCGAGCTTGGTCGTGACCGACAGTCCCACCGGGGAGAGCAGCAGCTCCGCCACCGTGAACACGAACAGGATGCCGACGATCGCCAGCATCGGCGTGGTGTTCGCACCCCCGTTCGCGAACGGGAGGAACAGCAGGAACGCGGATCCCATGATGATCGCGCTGAGACCGAACTTCACCGGCGTCGAGGGCTGGCGGGTGCCGAGGGCGTGTCCAGATCGCCGCGAACACGCCGGACAGGATGATGATGAACACCGGGTTGATCGACTGCACGATGGACACGGGGACCTCGATGCCGAACAGGTTGCGATCGAGGCGCTTGTCGGAGTAGATCGTGAGCACGGTGAACTGCTGCTGGTAGAGCGACCAGAACGCGACGCTCGTGACGAACAGGGGCAGGAATCCCCAGACGCGCGAGCGCTCGGACGCGTCGATCCGGCGGCTGCTGAGGATGACCGCGAAGTAGGCGATCGCGGCGACGACCGTCCCCCCGATGACGATGGTCGCGAGGTTGTCGGCGCGGATCACGCCGACCAGCACGAGCACGGCGATCAACACGATGGCGGCGACGGCGATGATCACGACGAAGCGGTAGCGCGATGCGGGAAGCGGGTTCGGCACCTGCCGCGCGACCTCCGGCAGCGAGCGCCGACCGAAGGAGTACTGCACCAGCCCGAGCGTCATGCCGACGGCGGCCAGTCCGAATCCCCAGTGGAAGCCCAGGGTCGACTGCAGGATGCCGGTGAGGATCGGTCCGAGGAAGGCGCCGAGGTTGATCCCGAGGTAGAACAGCGAGAACCCGGCGTCGCGGCGCGGATCGTCGGGCTTGTAGAGCGTTCCGACGACCGACGTGGCATTGGCCTTGAGACCTCCGGAGCCGAGGGCGACGAGCACCAGACCCACTCCGACGCCGAGCACGCCCGGGATCAGCGCGAGCGCGACGTGCCCGGCGACGATCACGATGGCGCTGAAGAACAGCACGCGCTCGGAGCCGAACAGGCGGTCCGCGAGCCACGCGCCCAGGATCGTGGACAGATACACCGACCCGCCGTACGCGCCGACGATGCCACCGGCCACCGCTTCGGGGATGCCGAGCCCGCCCTGCGTGGCCGAGTAGTAGAGGTAGATGAGCAGGATGCCCTGCATGCCGTAGAAGCTGAAGCGCTCCCACATCTCCACGCCGAAGATGTGGACCAGCGAGCAGGGCTGTCCGAAGAAGCGGGTGTTCTCGTCGCGACCCGGGCGGGCGGTCTGGGAAGTGCTCATCCTCCGACGCTACTCTTCCCCGCGGATAGAATGACAGGGCCCGCCTTCCGGGCAATCTCCCGCATCCGACCATTGGAGCCACCATGGCCGAACAGTCCCGCCTCGACAAGGTCATCGCCCTCGCCCGCCACCGCGGGTTCGTGTTCCAAGCGGGTGAGATCTACGGCGGTTCGCGTTCGGCCTGGGACTACGGGCCCCTCGGCACCGAGCTCAAGGAGAACATCCGACGGCAGTGGTGGCAGACCTTCGTCCGCGGTCGCGGCGACATGGTGGGCCTGGACTCGAGCATCATCCTGCCCAAGCGCGTGTGGGAGGCGTCGGGTCACGTCGCGACGTTCACCGATCCGCTGGTGGAGTGCCTGCACTGCCACAAGCGCTTCCGCGCCGACAACCTGATCGAGGACTTCGAGGCGCGCAAGGGCCGCAAGGCCGAGAACGGTCTCGCCGACATCCCGTGCCCCAACTGCGGCACCAAGGGCCAGTACACCGAGCCGAAGGCGTTCTCCGGTCTGGTGAAGACCTACCTCGGCGTCGTCGACGACGAATCGGGCATGTACTTCCTGCGCCCCGAGACGGCGCAGGGCATCTTCGTCAACTTCTCGAACGTGCTCACCGCGAGCCGCAAGAAGCCCCCGTTCGGCATCGGCCAGGTCGGCAAGGCATTCCGTAACGAGATCACCCCCGGCAACTTCATCTTCCGTACGCGCGAGTTCGAGCAGATGGAGATCGAGTTCTTCACCCCGCCCGCCGAGGCGCAGCAGTGGTTCGAGCACTGGGTCGAGGCGTGCTGGAACTGGTTCATCGACCTCGGCATCGACCCCGAGAACATGCGGCAGTTCGACGTGCCGGAAGACGACCGCGCGCACTACTCCGCCGGCACGATCGACGTCGAGTACAAGTTCGGCTTCACGGGCAAGGAGTGGGGCGAGCTCATGGGCGTCGCGAACCGCACCGACTACGACCTGTCGAGCCACAGCGAGGCGTCCGGCACGAGCCTGACGTACTTCGACCAGGCCACCGGCGAGCGGTACACCCCGTACGTCATCGAGCCCTCGTTCGGCCTCACCCGCGCGATGATGGCGTTCCTGGTCGACGCGTATCGCGAGGAGGAGGTGCCGAACGCCAAGGGCGGCACCGACGTGCGCACCGTGCTGAAGCTCGACCCGCGCCTCGCTCCGGTGAAGGCCGCGGTGCTGCCGCTGTCGCGCAACGAGAAGCTGTCGCCGCTCGCGCGCGAGGTCGCCGACACGCTGCGAAGCTCCTGGGCCGTCGACTTCGACGACGCGGGCGCCATCGGCCGTCGCTACCGCCGCCAGGACGAGATCGGCACCCCATTCTGCGTCACGGTGGACTTCGACTCGCTCGACGACCGTGCGGTCACCGTGCGTGACCGCGACACGATGGCGCAGGAGCGCGTCGGGATCGACGAGCTGCACGCGTACCTCGCGGAGCGCCTGCGCGGCGCCTGAGGAGGTGGTGGCGGCTTCAGTCTGACGCGGAGCCCGCCACCGCCCGCGCGTAGCGCTCGGAGAGCACCCGCAGCCGGGGGATCAGCTCGGGGGGACTCTCGACCGTGAAGTCCATCATCAGCATCCCGATGTACGCCGCGACGGTGTCGAGGCTGTCGGCGCCCGTCACCAGCACGCAGTGATCCTCGTCGATGGGCTCGACGACGCCGACCGCGGGGTGGATGCGGTCGAGAACGGCCTCGGTCGGCGCATCGATCAGCAGACGCGCGTGCACCTGCCACCCGCTCTCGGCGACCGTGCGCATCAGGAACGCGGTGTAGTCCCCGCCGGGCAGCGGCTGCGGATCGAAGCGCCGACGCGTCGGCATCCGCAGGTCCATCCAGTCGACCCGGTACGTGGCCCATTCGCCGGACTGCGGATCGCGGGCGACGAGGTACCAGCGGCGGTGCCAGGTGAGCAGGCGGTACGGCTCCACAAGGGCGGGGGCATCCTGGTAGTCGAAGCGCAGCCACTCCTCGTTGCGGATCGCGCTCGCGACGTCGCGCAGCACGCTCGGGTCGACCTCGGGATCCGGCGCATCCGTGTCGTTGTTCTCGGGGGCGCGATCGATCGAACGCAGCGCGTCGACGATGGGGCGCAGATGCGAAGGCAGCACCTGCTCGAGCTTCGCGAGCGCCCGCGCCCCGGATTCTTCCACGCCGGCGATTCCAGCGGCTGCCCGCAGACCGACCGTGACCGCGACCGCTTCCTCGTCGTCGAGCAGAAGCGGGGGCAGCTTCCCGCCCGCGCCGAGGCGATAGCCGCCCACGGCGCCGCGGGTCGCGTCGACCGGGTAGCCCAGCTCGCGGAGGCGATCGACGTCGTGCCGGACCGTGCGCGTCGAGACTCCCAGTCGCTCGGCGAGGTCGCGACCGGAACGCTCGGGGCCAGTCTGCAGAAGGGCGAGGAGGGACAGCAATCGAGCCGTGGGATCAGCCATGAAAAACTCCCCCAAGGAGTCAGATTATTAGGAACGAATCCAGCCTAATGGCCTCGTATCGTCGGAGACATGAACAACACGAACCTCACCTTCAGCCCCTTCACCGTCTCCGTCTCGGCCGCCGAGGTCCAGGATCTTCAGGACCGCCTCGCCCGCACCCGGCTGCCGCAGTCGGCGCCCACCGACGACTGGGATGCCGGCACGCCGAACTCGTATCTCCGTGAGGCGATCGAGGCCTGGCGCTCGTTCGACTGGCAGGCTGCGCAGGAGCGGATCAACGCCGTCCCGCACTTCACCACGGAGATCGCCGGTCAGACGATCCATTTCATCCATGTGCGCTCGGCCCACGAGGGCGCGACCCCGCTGCTCCTCGCGCACACCTACCCCGGTTCGGCCGTCGACTATCTCGACGTGATCGATCGCCTCGTCGACCCGGTGGCGCACGGTGGCCGCGCCGAGGACGCCTTCGACGTCGTGATCCCGGATGCTCCCGGCTACGGCTTCTCGCAGCCGCTCGCCTCCGCCGGCTGGACGGTCGGCAAGGTCGCTGAGGCGTACGACACCCTGATGCGCGGTCTCGGCTACGACAGCTACGGCATCCACGGCTCCGACAACGGCGCGATGGTCGCCCGGGAGCTCGGGCTGCTCAACCCGGAGGGCTTCCTCGGGCTGCACGTGCTGCAGCTCTTCTCGTTCCCGTCGGGCGACCCGTCGGAGTTCGAGCGTCTCGAGCCGCATGACTACGCCGGCCTCGAGCACATGCAGTGGTTCCAGTCGGTGGGCGGGTACAACACGATGAACTCGTCGCGGCCGCAGACGGTGTCGGTCGGGATCAGCGACTCCCCGATCGGACTGCTGGCTTACAGCGAGCTGTTCAACTCGTTCGGCAACGGCACCTCGCTCGTGACGCTGGAGCAGATCCTGCTCGAAGTGAGCGTGAACTGGTTCGCGAACGCAGCATCCGGCATGAGCCGCAGCTACCTAGAGAACGCGCGGGCGGATGCCGGGGAGGGCGAGGATGCCGCGCCGCAGATCAACGCCGCCCCGACCGGGGTCGCCGTCTTCCAGGATGACTTCCAGACGATCCGGGTGTTCGCCGAGCGTGACAACTCGAACATCGTGCACTGGAGCCGCTTCGACGAGGGCGGGCACTTCGCCGCCCTCGAGCGTCCCGATCTCGTCGCCGCTGACATCCGTACTTTCTTCGCCGGGCTGCGCTGACATCCTGCCGACCCCCTCTCCTGTCGACCGGCCCCCCTGTGGTCGAACCGGCCCCTTGCGAACGTCCGCAGGGGCCGGTTCGACGCGAAAAGGGGCGGCTCGACGGGGGTGTGGAGGGGCAGGGGTGGGTCAGCCGGTGACGGTGAGTTCGACGGTGGGGCTGCCACCGGACTCGGCCCAGGCGAGCGAGCGCTGCAGGATGCCGCGCAGCACCTCGAGGTCGACCTGTTCGAGGTCCTTGATGTAGAGGCAGCTGACGGCCGTCGTGTGCGTGGCCGAGCTGGGCGAGCGCTTCGGCGTGGGCGTCGGTGCCGTCGAGCAGGTAGATCGTCGTCGAGGCCTTGCGGGGGGCGAAGGCCAGGAGGCCGGTGTCGCCCTCGGTGCCGGTGGGGTACCGGTAGTGGCACGAGCCGAAGCCGACGATCGTGCCCCAGGTCGCGGGCTCGCGCCCGGAGACCTCCTGCATCAGCGCCGTGAGCGTCTCGGCATCGCGACGGCGCACCGCGGGGGAGGATCGGGCGATGAGTCCCGCGACGTCGGTGCCTGTGGGTTCCATCTCAGGCCTTCTCCTTCGCGGCCGCCTTCATCGCCTTCTTGTGCTCGCGCACCTTCGTCAGCGACTCGGGGGACACGATGTCGGCGACGCTGCGGAAGGATCCGTCCTCGCCATAGGGTCCGGCCGCCTCGCGCCAGCCCTCGCCGGTGAAACCGTACTGCTTGCCGAGGAGAGCGAGGAAGATCCTCGCCTTCTGCTCGCCGAAGCCCGGGAGCGCCTTCAACCGCTTCAGCACCTCGGCGCCGTCGGGGTCGCCTTCGGTCCATAGGCGGGACGCATCCCCATCCCAGTCGTCGACAAGCGTCTGGCACAGGGTCTGGACGCGCGTGGCCATCGATCCGGGAAAGCGGTGCACCGCGGGCGTCTGCTGGAATGCCGCGAGGAACTCGTCCGGTGCCATGCTCGCGATGGCGGCGGCATCCGTCGCTCCCGTGCGCTGCTCGATCTTGAGCGGCCCGGCGAACGCGGTCTCCATCGGAACCTGCTGGTCCAGCAGCATCCCGACCAGCAGAGCCAGCGGGTTGTCGGTCAGCAGGGCGTCGGCGGCGGTGTCTCCGGTGATGTGCAGGGCCATGTTCCCAGTGTCCCACCGCGGGATGCGCTACGCGATCGACGATCTCGGTTCTTCGGCGGCCGGCTCGACCGGCGTGATGCCGTACAGCGTGCCGAGGGCGGCGGCGAACTCGTCGGCACGTCCGGCGGCGGCGAGCTCGTGCGCGCGGGTCGTCGGTGTGTGCAGCAGCACTCCGGAGAGGTGGCGGAGGGCCTGCTCGATGCGGCCGTCCTCGTCGCCGCGGGCCCGGGCGCGGTCGATCTCGCTCTCCAGCAGGGAGAAGATGTGCGACCGCAGGGCGACGACCGAGGGGGTCACACTCTGGCGGGCGCCGAC includes the following:
- a CDS encoding HhH-GPD-type base excision DNA repair protein; the protein is MALHITGDTAADALLTDNPLALLVGMLLDQQVPMETAFAGPLKIEQRTGATDAAAIASMAPDEFLAAFQQTPAVHRFPGSMATRVQTLCQTLVDDWDGDASRLWTEGDPDGAEVLKRLKALPGFGEQKARIFLALLGKQYGFTGEGWREAAGPYGEDGSFRSVADIVSPESLTKVREHKKAMKAAAKEKA
- a CDS encoding epoxide hydrolase family protein, with the translated sequence MNNTNLTFSPFTVSVSAAEVQDLQDRLARTRLPQSAPTDDWDAGTPNSYLREAIEAWRSFDWQAAQERINAVPHFTTEIAGQTIHFIHVRSAHEGATPLLLAHTYPGSAVDYLDVIDRLVDPVAHGGRAEDAFDVVIPDAPGYGFSQPLASAGWTVGKVAEAYDTLMRGLGYDSYGIHGSDNGAMVARELGLLNPEGFLGLHVLQLFSFPSGDPSEFERLEPHDYAGLEHMQWFQSVGGYNTMNSSRPQTVSVGISDSPIGLLAYSELFNSFGNGTSLVTLEQILLEVSVNWFANAASGMSRSYLENARADAGEGEDAAPQINAAPTGVAVFQDDFQTIRVFAERDNSNIVHWSRFDEGGHFAALERPDLVAADIRTFFAGLR
- a CDS encoding GNAT family N-acetyltransferase: MRTIRDLDTVELIIDAQGLLDSIRGPQRVIDAGTLRALQQSGNYVVGLFDGDGDDERMVGASIAFFGEPGRRAMHSHITALIPEYRGRGWGRELKEHQRQWAFSRDVGRITWTFDPLVARNAHFFLTVLGARVTGYSVNRYGIFGGGDAGDESDRLDVAWALADIAKAPASDAVVETLEIPADIEALRVTDAPAAHEWRTRLRGEMEELLGRGLRIAGFDVERGYLFTE
- a CDS encoding glycine--tRNA ligase; the encoded protein is MAEQSRLDKVIALARHRGFVFQAGEIYGGSRSAWDYGPLGTELKENIRRQWWQTFVRGRGDMVGLDSSIILPKRVWEASGHVATFTDPLVECLHCHKRFRADNLIEDFEARKGRKAENGLADIPCPNCGTKGQYTEPKAFSGLVKTYLGVVDDESGMYFLRPETAQGIFVNFSNVLTASRKKPPFGIGQVGKAFRNEITPGNFIFRTREFEQMEIEFFTPPAEAQQWFEHWVEACWNWFIDLGIDPENMRQFDVPEDDRAHYSAGTIDVEYKFGFTGKEWGELMGVANRTDYDLSSHSEASGTSLTYFDQATGERYTPYVIEPSFGLTRAMMAFLVDAYREEEVPNAKGGTDVRTVLKLDPRLAPVKAAVLPLSRNEKLSPLAREVADTLRSSWAVDFDDAGAIGRRYRRQDEIGTPFCVTVDFDSLDDRAVTVRDRDTMAQERVGIDELHAYLAERLRGA
- a CDS encoding YafY family protein, with translation MADPTARLLSLLALLQTGPERSGRDLAERLGVSTRTVRHDVDRLRELGYPVDATRGAVGGYRLGAGGKLPPLLLDDEEAVAVTVGLRAAAGIAGVEESGARALAKLEQVLPSHLRPIVDALRSIDRAPENNDTDAPDPEVDPSVLRDVASAIRNEEWLRFDYQDAPALVEPYRLLTWHRRWYLVARDPQSGEWATYRVDWMDLRMPTRRRFDPQPLPGGDYTAFLMRTVAESGWQVHARLLIDAPTEAVLDRIHPAVGVVEPIDEDHCVLVTGADSLDTVAAYIGMLMMDFTVESPPELIPRLRVLSERYARAVAGSASD